Part of the Vicinamibacteria bacterium genome is shown below.
CTCCCATGATGAGTACGGTGGCGTTGGTGGGGGCGGCGCGCTTGACCGCGTCCCATACTTTTTCCAGGGCCCCGCTCTGTCCGACCATTCGATAGCGGTCATCGAAGCTGAGCTTCAACCGGCGGTTCTCGTCGCTGAGCCGCTTCTGGCCGAGCGCGTTACGTGCCACCAGCAGGATTCGGTCACTCTCCGGCGGCTTCTCGATGAAGTCGAAAGCTCCGAGCTTTGTGGCCTCGACCGCGGTCTTGACGGTGCCGTGGCCGGAGAGGATGACCACGGGCAGCGACTCTTCCAGGGCCCGGATCCGCCTCAGCGTCTCCATCCCATCCATCTGCGGCATCTTGATGTCGAGAAAGACGAGGTCGGGTCCCTCCTTCTCCACCATCTTGATCCCCGCCGCCCCGCTCGCCGCGAGCAGGCACTCGTAGCCTTCGTATTCGAAGATCATCTTCAAGGAGGAGCGAATGGCCTCCTCATCGTCGATGATGAGGACCCGGGCCTTCACCTCGCATCCTCGACTTCGATCTTGGTCAGGAAGGAGCCGGGGGGCCGAGGCCGGTACACGTACAGCCAGGCCGCTTCCCCGTTGGAGAGGCTGCCCACCACGCGCTTATAGGCGGCGGCGTTCGGCGTGGCCTTGCGGTTCACCTCCACGATGATGTCGCCCTGGTCGAGGGCGTCGGTGCCGGGATCGACGCCCAGGACGTCCTTGACCACCGCCCCAACCCTGTCCACGGGGAGGTCTTTCTTGGCCTTCGGCCCCAGGTCGCCGACCACGAGCCCCAGCGCGTCGCCCTTGACGGAGACGCTGTCCGCGGCGGGTCGGGGTGGGGGGGTCGCGTCCTCGGGGGCCCGCTCCGTCAGCTTGGCTTCCAGCGACAAGGTCTTGCCGTCGCGGAATACGGCTAGGGTCACCGGGCTGCCCGGCTTGAGGGCCGCGATGGTACGCACGAGCTGGTCGCCGTCCTCGACGGGCTGGCCGGAGACACCGGTGACCACGTCGTAACGGCGGAGACCGGCTGTCTGCCCGGCGCTACCGGGCACCACCTCCAAGACTAGGGCCCCCCGCGGCTCCTTGAGGCCGAGTAGTTTCTGGAGATCCGGGTCCAACTCGTGGAGCTGGATTCCCAGGTAACCGCGGGAGACGTGACCGCTCGTGCGCAGCTGGTCGAGAACGGCACGGGCTAAGTTGATGGGCACCGCGAAGCCGATCCCCTGCCCCTCGCTGCTCACGGCGGCGTTGATCCCGACCGCCTCCCCGGAGACGTTGATCAGTGGTCCCCCGGAGTTCCCGGGGTTGATAGCGGCGTCGGTCTGGATGTAGGAATCGAAGGAGGCGTTGAAAATCTTCCGGCCCTTTGAGGAAACGACCCCCACGGTAACCGTATGGTCGAAATGGAGGGGGTTACCGATGGCGCACACCCACTCCCCCACCCGCACCCGGTCCGAATCGCCCAGGGGCACCACGGGCAGGTCACGGGCGTCCACTTTCAGGAGGGCGAGGTCGGTGCTGGGGTCCGACCCCACGAGAGAGGCCGGCAGCTCTCGCTTGTCCGCTAAGCGCACCCGGATTCGGGCGGGGCTGGGAACGAGGTGGTGATTGGTGAGGATGTAACCCGTGGAGTCCACGATGAAACCCGATCCCTCGCCGCGCCGCGGAACGTCCAACTCGGGGGCATCCTCGACCCCCTCGTGCGGATTCGAACCGTCTTTCTCGATGACGTCCACGTGTACCACCGCGGGATTCACCCGCTGGACGATATCCGCGAAGGAAGGAGCGCCCGTCGCGTAAGCACCCGGGAAGGGGACACTTCCACCCCCGCCCGCCAAGAGGCCCAGGAGGGCGGCCACCGAGGCGACCAGCGCGAAGGAGAGGGCGAGCGCGGCGCGCGTCATGAGGGAAGTATACCGCCGGGGGGGCCGGAGTCGGACGACAGCATGGCCTTGAAGGCGGCCTCGTCCACGCATTTCAGGCCCAGCCCGCGGGCCTTTTCGTACTTGGAGCCGGCCTCCTTGCCCACCACCACCACAGCCGTATTCTTGGAGACGGAGGAGGTCACGCGCCCTCCGCGGGCCTCGATGGCGGCCTTGGCCTCGTCCCGGCTCATGCCTTCGAGGGTCCCCGTGAGGACAAATTGCATACCTTGGAAAGCCAGCGCTCCGGGAGGGGCTTCGGGCTCTTCCGTCCGCACGCCCGCCTTGCGAAGGCGCTCGACCAGGCTCCGGTTGGCCTCGCTCCCAAACCAAGCGTGGACGGAGTTGGCGACCACGGGCCCGATTTCGTAGAGGGCGTCGATCTCCTCCGCCCGGGCTCGCCCCAGCGCCTCCAGGCTCCGGAAGTGCCGGGCCAAAAGCAGAGCTGCCCGCTCGCCTACGAAGCGGATACCGAGGCCGAAAAGTAGCCGGCGCAGCTCCCGGTTTTTGCTCGCCTCGATCTGCGCAAGCAGGTTCCGGCTCGACTTGTCCGCCATCCGCTCGAGGCCGATCACATCCTCGAGCCGCAACTGATAGAGGTCGGCGAAATCGCGCACCAGGCCCTTCTCCACAAACTGATGAACGAGCGCGTCCCCCAGACCCTCGATGTCCATGGCTTCGCGCCGAGCGAAGTGCTTCAAAGCCTCCTCAATCTGGGCCGGGCAGGAGACGTTGGGGCAGCGCCGATCCACTTCCCCCTCTGCCTTCACGGCCGGCGTCCCGCAGACGGGGCAGGCGGCCGGGGGCACCCAGGGTTTCGTGCCGGGAGGACGCCTTTCCACGATGACCGCCACCACCTTGGGGATGACGTCGCCTCCTTTCTCAATGATCACGGTGTCCCCCACCCGCACGTCCTTCCGCGCCACTTCCTCCTCGTTGTGCAGGGTCGCCCGGCTCACCGTGGACCCCGCCAAGAGCACGGGGTCGAGCCCAGCAACGGGGGTGAGCTTCCCGGTGCGGCCCACGTGCACCTCAATGGAGCGCACCCCGGTGGTCGCCTGCCGGGCCGGATATTTGAACGCGATGGCCCAGCGCGGAAACTTGCTCGTGAACCCCAGCTCCTGTTGGAGGGCGAAGTCGTCCACCTTCACCACCACGCCGTCGATGTCGTACTCCAGCGAGTCGCGCTTCCCCCTCCACTCCGCGCAGAACTCCAGCACGTCGGCCAGACCGCGGCAACGCCGGGAGTTGGGGTTGGTCTTGAGGCCCCAGGACCCCAAGCGCTCCAGGGCCTCCCACTGGCTCTGGAGCACGGTTCCCTTGAGGTGGGCCACCGCGTAAAGGTATGTGTCCAGCCCCCGCGCGGCAGCGATGCGCGGATCCAGGCTCTTCATCGTGCCCGCCGCGGCGTTGCGCGGGTTTGCGAAGGGCTCCTCCCCCGCCCGCTCACGCTCGCGGTTCATGGCCTCGAAACGGGAACGGGGTAGGAAGACTTCGCCGCGCACCTCCAACTCCGCCGGAGCATCGTCCCCCTGGAGGCGCAGGGGGACGGCCTTGATGGCCCTCACGTTGGGCGTAACGTCATCCCCGCGCACCCCGTCACCCCGCGTGACCCCCCGGAGGAGGCGCCCATGCTCGTAGTGGAGGGCCACCGAGAGCCCGTCAATCTTGAGTTCCGTCACGTAGACCATCTCCCGCGGCCCCACGAGGCGGAAGATACGCTCCTCAAACTCCCGGAGCTCGTCCTCGCTGTAAGTGTTGTCCAGGCTGAGCATGGGCACGCGGTGGGTGAAGCTCGGGAACTCCTCGGAGGGGCGCTCCCCCACCCGCTGGGTCGGGCTGTCCGGCGTAACCAGCTCGGGGTGCTGGGCCTCCAGGTCCCGGAGCTCGCGCTCCAGTCGGTCGTATTCCTCGTCGGAGATTTCCGGCGCATTCAAGACGTGGTAAAGCCGCTCGTGGTGGCGAATCTCCCGGCGTAAGTGCTCGACGCGTTGCGCGGCTTTCACGTCGGTCATTTCTGCCGTGCGCCGGCGATGGCGGCGCGGGTCCGCGCTTCCTCTTCCCGGGCCTCCGCGGCCAAGCCGGCAAGGCCCCGGCCACGCACCCTCGAGCTCGACAGGCGGTCAAGCTCGGCCCCGACCTCGCCGTAGAGGGCGAGGGCCGCGGCAGCGTCTTTAACCTCGATCTTGCGCCCGGAGGCCAGGACGAGCCGCGCCGCCTCCGCGGCGGGGGGCAGGGGCGCGGTTAGCCCCATCGCCCTCAGGCCCCAGCGCAGAGCCTGTCGGGCATGCTCGCCCGCCGGCGGCCCCGCGACCCGGGCCGCGTAGTGGCGCGTCCAGAGGAGGGCAGCATGGCCTTCCAGGAGCCGGGGAGCGACGAAGAGACCCGCGGCCAGAGCCGCGAGGAGGGCGTTCAGGAGCAGGCCGCCAACAACCGGCTTCCGCAACCGCCCTAGGCTATGGGGGGGGGTACCGGACACGATGCGCCCCTGCTCCCCTCCTAGTGGTCCCGGGCCAGGATGAAGTCGGGCAGGGCCTCGAGGGCCTCGCGGTAGGGGGAACGGTCGAAGACGAGGAGGTCCCGCCGGGCGGCGGCGGCGTATTGCTCGGCCAGGCCGCGGGCCTCGTCCAAGGCTCCGTGTTCACGGGCCAATCGCACAATCTCCTCCCTCGAGACCCTCCCGAATCCGCGGTCCTCGAGGACGGTGGAGACCTTGTCGATGCCAGTCGCGCCTGCCCTACGCAGGAGGAAGATCATGGGCAGGGTCAACTTGCCCTCGCGGAGATCGTTGGCCACGGGCTTACCTAGGGTCTTCTCCTCTGCCGTGAAGTCCAGGAGATCGTCGACCATCTGGAAGCAGGTCCCCAGATCCAGGCCATAGGCGGCCAAGGCTTCCTCTTTTTCCGGGCCGACCTCCCCCAGGATGGCGCCAATCCGCATGCAGCCGGCGAAGAGGTCAGCGGTCTTTCGGCGGATGATGTCGATGTGGTCCGCGGGGTTCACCTTGAGGTCGCCGTTGCGCTCGATCTCCAGGATCTCGCCCTCGATCATGCGCAGGGTCACGTCGGAGAGCAGACGAAGAATCTTGAGGTTGTCCTGGGAGAGGGCCATGGACATGGACTTGGTGTACAAGAAGTCGCCCAGGAGCACGGTGATGTCGTTACCCCAACGGCTGTTCACGCTGCGGCGGCCCCGGCGGACGGTAGCCTCGTCGATGATGTCATCGTGGAGGAGGGTGGCGGTGTGGATGAACTCCACTACCGAGGCTAGGAGGATCGCCCGACTGCCTCGGTAGCCGCAGAGCCGGCAGGCCAGAAGCAACAGAGCGGGCCGGATGCGCTTTCCCCCGCCCTCCTGGATATACCGTCCGATCTCGCTCACCAGCCTTACGTCGGAGCGGACTTGCTCCTGGAACAGCTCTTCGACGCGGGCCAGGTCGTCCTCCACGAGCTGGACGATGTCCCTGAGGTCTGCCACCCCGCGTCCGTCGAGAGGATCCACCGCGGCCAAGGGCTCCTACCTGTAGTTGGTGAACTGCATGTCGATGCCCAGGTCGATCTCTTTCAGGACCCGCATCACGCTCTGCAGGTCGTCCTTGTTCTTCCCGGAGATCCGCACCTGGTCGCCTTGGATGGCGGCCTGCACCTTCAGTTTCGTCCCTTTGATGACCTTCACGATCTCCCGGGCCTTTTCGGAGGGTATGCCCTTCTGCAGGCTGACCTTCTGCCGAGTGGTGCCACCCAAGGCTTTCTCGATCGTCCCGAACGTAAGGGCCTTTAGTGGCACGCTTCTCTTCACGAAGCGAGTCTCGAGCACATCGCGGACCGCTTTGAGCTTGAATTCGTCGGAGGAGGCGAGAACGACTTCCTCTCCCTGCAGGTCGATGACAGAACCGGTGCCTTTCAGGTCGTAGCGCGTGGTGATCTCCTTCATGGCCTGGGCGATGGCGTTCCTCACCTCTTGAAGGTCCACACTGCTCACGACGTCAAAAGAACTTTCAGCCATGGTCCGTAGAAGCGAGGCAGGAACGCTCGGAACGAACACGCGTAAGGTGACGGATTCGGGCGGCGTTGTCAAACGACCCTGCGGAATAGCCGGGCAAAGTTCTCAAGGGCGGCTGCGCCGACGGTCTCCGCGGTCTCGCCACGCAGGGCCGCAACCGTCCGCGCTACCTCCACCACAAAGGCGGGTTCGTTACGCTTGCCGCGGTGGGGCGGGGGGGCCAGGAAAGGAGCGTCGGTCTCGACGAGCAGACGGTCCCGTGGCACCGTCTTAGCCACCCCCTGGACGACCTCGGTGCGGGGAAAAGCCACGATCCCGGAGAATGAGATGTAGAAGCCCAGGGCCAGGGCCCGCTCCGCCAGTTCCCGACCGCCCGAGAAGCAGTGGATGACGCCCCCCACCTCGGCCGCCCCCTCCTCCTCCAGGATTCCCGCGGTCTCCTCGTCCGCCTCCCGTGTGTGAACGATGAGGGGCAGCCCCGCCCCGCGCGCCAGCTTCACCTGGCGGCGGAAAACCTCCCGCTGAACGGGTCGGGGGGAATGGTCGTAGTGAAAGTCCAGCCCCACCTCGCCGATGGCCACGATTCGGCCTTCTCGAGCCAAGCCCAGCAGCTCGTCATAAACGCGTTCGTCGGCAAGCTTCGCTTCGTGGGGATGCACGCCGGCCGAGGCCGGCACTCCGAGCTCCCCGGCCACGCGCAGAGCCCGGCGGTGGCCCTCCTCCTCGTCAACTCCGCCCACAATCAAGAGCTCGCGAACACCTTGGGCGCGCGCGCGGGCGACGACTGCCTCCCGGTCTCCATCGAACTGGGGCATGTCGATGTGACAGTGGCTGTCAACAAACTGAGGTGTCCGATCAATCACGCTTTGTCGCTCTAGATAGACTTAGGTTCATATACTTAGGTTGGTTCAGGACGTTCCAGAGCGTTCCAGGAAGTCCCATGGGGTAACAGGAATCGTGTTGCCCTGTGTTACCCCAGGGGCAATCAACTCCCCTCATGGGCTAAGTCATGCGCCTATAGACCGGCTGTCGATGTGTGAGGACCGCTCCTCAGCCAGTTGCCAGAAGTATAGCCAGATTCTCTGGAAGCATCCGCCCGGCGTGGGGTCGCCCTTCCCAGCGGGCTCGGCCGCGAGA
Proteins encoded:
- a CDS encoding trypsin-like peptidase domain-containing protein, translating into MTRAALALSFALVASVAALLGLLAGGGGSVPFPGAYATGAPSFADIVQRVNPAVVHVDVIEKDGSNPHEGVEDAPELDVPRRGEGSGFIVDSTGYILTNHHLVPSPARIRVRLADKRELPASLVGSDPSTDLALLKVDARDLPVVPLGDSDRVRVGEWVCAIGNPLHFDHTVTVGVVSSKGRKIFNASFDSYIQTDAAINPGNSGGPLINVSGEAVGINAAVSSEGQGIGFAVPINLARAVLDQLRTSGHVSRGYLGIQLHELDPDLQKLLGLKEPRGALVLEVVPGSAGQTAGLRRYDVVTGVSGQPVEDGDQLVRTIAALKPGSPVTLAVFRDGKTLSLEAKLTERAPEDATPPPRPAADSVSVKGDALGLVVGDLGPKAKKDLPVDRVGAVVKDVLGVDPGTDALDQGDIIVEVNRKATPNAAAYKRVVGSLSNGEAAWLYVYRPRPPGSFLTKIEVEDAR
- the ligA gene encoding NAD-dependent DNA ligase LigA → MTDVKAAQRVEHLRREIRHHERLYHVLNAPEISDEEYDRLERELRDLEAQHPELVTPDSPTQRVGERPSEEFPSFTHRVPMLSLDNTYSEDELREFEERIFRLVGPREMVYVTELKIDGLSVALHYEHGRLLRGVTRGDGVRGDDVTPNVRAIKAVPLRLQGDDAPAELEVRGEVFLPRSRFEAMNRERERAGEEPFANPRNAAAGTMKSLDPRIAAARGLDTYLYAVAHLKGTVLQSQWEALERLGSWGLKTNPNSRRCRGLADVLEFCAEWRGKRDSLEYDIDGVVVKVDDFALQQELGFTSKFPRWAIAFKYPARQATTGVRSIEVHVGRTGKLTPVAGLDPVLLAGSTVSRATLHNEEEVARKDVRVGDTVIIEKGGDVIPKVVAVIVERRPPGTKPWVPPAACPVCGTPAVKAEGEVDRRCPNVSCPAQIEEALKHFARREAMDIEGLGDALVHQFVEKGLVRDFADLYQLRLEDVIGLERMADKSSRNLLAQIEASKNRELRRLLFGLGIRFVGERAALLLARHFRSLEALGRARAEEIDALYEIGPVVANSVHAWFGSEANRSLVERLRKAGVRTEEPEAPPGALAFQGMQFVLTGTLEGMSRDEAKAAIEARGGRVTSSVSKNTAVVVVGKEAGSKYEKARGLGLKCVDEAAFKAMLSSDSGPPGGILPS
- a CDS encoding polyprenyl synthetase family protein translates to MDPLDGRGVADLRDIVQLVEDDLARVEELFQEQVRSDVRLVSEIGRYIQEGGGKRIRPALLLLACRLCGYRGSRAILLASVVEFIHTATLLHDDIIDEATVRRGRRSVNSRWGNDITVLLGDFLYTKSMSMALSQDNLKILRLLSDVTLRMIEGEILEIERNGDLKVNPADHIDIIRRKTADLFAGCMRIGAILGEVGPEKEEALAAYGLDLGTCFQMVDDLLDFTAEEKTLGKPVANDLREGKLTLPMIFLLRRAGATGIDKVSTVLEDRGFGRVSREEIVRLAREHGALDEARGLAEQYAAAARRDLLVFDRSPYREALEALPDFILARDH
- a CDS encoding YajQ family cyclic di-GMP-binding protein, which codes for MAESSFDVVSSVDLQEVRNAIAQAMKEITTRYDLKGTGSVIDLQGEEVVLASSDEFKLKAVRDVLETRFVKRSVPLKALTFGTIEKALGGTTRQKVSLQKGIPSEKAREIVKVIKGTKLKVQAAIQGDQVRISGKNKDDLQSVMRVLKEIDLGIDMQFTNYR
- a CDS encoding TatD family hydrolase — translated: MIDRTPQFVDSHCHIDMPQFDGDREAVVARARAQGVRELLIVGGVDEEEGHRRALRVAGELGVPASAGVHPHEAKLADERVYDELLGLAREGRIVAIGEVGLDFHYDHSPRPVQREVFRRQVKLARGAGLPLIVHTREADEETAGILEEEGAAEVGGVIHCFSGGRELAERALALGFYISFSGIVAFPRTEVVQGVAKTVPRDRLLVETDAPFLAPPPHRGKRNEPAFVVEVARTVAALRGETAETVGAAALENFARLFRRVV